From a region of the Setaria viridis unplaced genomic scaffold, Setaria_viridis_v4.0 scaffold_313, whole genome shotgun sequence genome:
- the LOC140221573 gene encoding NADH-ubiquinone oxidoreductase chain 6: MRLLAPAFKFHFKEGRRTMILSVLSSPALVSGLMVVRAKNPVHSVLFPILVFCDTSGLLILLGLDFSAMIFPVVHIGAIAVSFLFVVMMFNIQIAEIHEEVLRYLPVSGIIGLIFWWEMFFILDNETIPLLPTHRNTTSLRYTVYAGKVRSWTNLETLGNLLYTYYSVWFLVSSLILLVAMIGAIVLTMHRTTKVKRQDVFRRNALDSRRTIMRRTTIQNRRCFSSKAEGSSSNSKDSFKTFIFKSDYRDFPGLVDNIDALLEVLEPWEILFFVHTFPRDIIILSTLSPLDIKNLIAVEAPLM; this comes from the coding sequence ATGCGTCTTCTTGCTCCAGCATTCAAGTTCCATTTCAAGGAAGGACGACGTACCATGATACTTTCTGTTTTGTCGAGCCCTGCTTTGGTCTCTGGTTTGATGGTTGTACGTGCTAAAAATCCGGTACATTCCGTTTTGTTTCCCATCCTAGTCTTTTGCGACACTTCTGGTTTACTTATTTTGTTAGGTCTCGACTTCTCCGCTATGATCTTCCCAGTAGTTCATATAGGAGCTATTGCCGTTTCATTCCTATTCGTGGTTATGATGTTCAATATTCAAATAGCGGAGATTCACGAAGAAGTATTGCGCTATTTACCAGTGAGTGGTATTATTGGACTGATCTTTTGGTGGGAAATGTTCTTCATTTTAGATAATGAAACCATTCCATTACTACCAACCCACAGAAATACGACCTCTCTGAGATATACGGTTTATGCCGGAAAGGTACGAAGTTGGACTAATTTGGAAACATTGGGCAATTTACTTTATACCTACTATTCCGTCTGGTTTTTGGTTTCTAGTCTGATTTTATTAGTAGCTATGATTGGGGCTATAGTACTGACTATGCATAGGACTACAAAGGTGAAAAGACAGGATGTATTCCGACGAAATGCCTTGGATTCTAGGAGGACTATAATGAGGAGGACGACTATTCAGAACAGAAGGTGCTTCTCCTCCAAAGCGGAGGGATCGTCTTCCAATTCCAAAGATTCATTTAAAACCTTTATTTTCAAATCTGATTATAGGGATTTCCCTGGTTTGGTTGATAATATCGACGCACTTCTCGAAGTGCTCGAGCCTTGGGAAATCTTATTTTTTGTTCACACTTTCCCCAGAGACATTATTATCCTAAGCACCTTGTCACCGCTAGATATCAAAAATCTAATTGCGGTCGAGGCACCTCTAATGTAA
- the LOC140221574 gene encoding NADH-ubiquinone oxidoreductase chain 1, giving the protein MAFVQRRKGPDVVGSFGLLQPLADGFKLILKEPISPSSANFSLFRMAPVATFMLSLVAWAVVPFDYGMVLSDPNIGLLYLFAISSLGVYGIIIAGWSSKTGGGRSVAYDIRTNWSKMGLCRRC; this is encoded by the coding sequence ATGGCTTTTGTGCAACGTCGAAAGGGTCCTGATGTAGTGGGATCGTTCGGATTGTTACAACCTCTAGCAGATGGTTTTAAATTGATTCTAAAAGAACCTATTTCACCAAGTAGTGCTAATTTCTCCCTTTTTAGAATGGCTCCAGTGGCTACATTTATGTTAAGTCTGGTCGCTTGGGCCGTTGTACCTTTTGATTATGGTATGGTATTGTCAGATCCGAACATAGGGCTACTTTATTTGTTTGCCATATCTTCGCTAGGTGTTTATGGAATAATTATAGCTGGTTGGTCTAGTAAGACGGGGGGCGGCCGTTCGGTCGCCTATGATATACGGACCAATTGGTCAAAAATGGGTTTGTGCCGCAGGTGTTGA
- the LOC140221572 gene encoding LOW QUALITY PROTEIN: uncharacterized protein (The sequence of the model RefSeq protein was modified relative to this genomic sequence to represent the inferred CDS: deleted 1 base in 1 codon; substituted 1 base at 1 genomic stop codon) — MIDGIQGKKSTFLSQQLDRLWAGWLYTAPSFFRTFWYVLPPNYRSDPPDQKLNSALLLSRRTYPPQGFVEFPALFFAGTKSPLTTNQQTSSSGWVLPGRXKQEVTPRRRRPSWAAVSRSRGRSAPCPRRWVICSHTMLLQLFSEGLAGERSQSAAENKTASERTFVRFFSTKHRSLRRTVGRWLPKETPIRSAPRLGGIYLIPITRRGSP; from the exons GGAAAGAAAAGCACTTTTCTCTCTCAGCAGTTAGACCGGCTATGGGCGGGTTGGTTATATACTGCGCCTTCCTTCTTTCGAACCTTTTGGTATGTATTGCCCCCTAACTATAGATCAGATCCACCGGACCAGAAACTCAATTCCGCACTGCTGCTGAGTCGTCGGACTTATCCACCTCAGGGATTCGTGGAATTTCC CGCCCTTTTTTTTGCGGGTACTAAGAGTCCTCTCACTACCAACCAGCAGACATCATCATCTGGCTGGGTCTTGCCG GGGAGATAAAAACAAGAAGTCACGCCTAGACGACGACGCCCGTCCTGGGCTGCAGTAAGTAGATCGAGAGGTCGTTCCGCCCCTTGTCCCCGAAGATGGGTAATATGTTCTCATACAATGTTGCTCCAACTTTTTTCT GAGGGCCTAGCTGGCGAGCGATCCCAGTCCGCGGCGGAGAACAAGACAGCAAGCGAGCGTACCTTTGTTCGCTTCTTTTCCACCAAGCACAGAAGTTTAAGGAGAACTGTAGGTCGGTGGCTACCTAAGGAAACTCCGATTCGATCCGCCCCCCGGCTGGGAGGCATCTACCTCATCCCGATCACAAGGAGAGGTTCACCATGA